The nucleotide sequence TGCTAAGTCAAAACCAGTTGTGTTGGCATCAATCAGCGCTAGAAGCTGTACAAGAAGATCTTCGTTAGCTTCTAGGTAAGCGATGGCCTCTTCAGATAAACCTGAAACATCACCTGACAGCAATGCAGCAACAACCTGTTGCACAACAGCGTCGTTTGCTGAATCGTCGTTAGTATTATCTACGATAATAGTTTTAATTTGTTCTCCAGGCTCAACGATGTCTTGAGCGCTGGCAACATTAACCAGTGATATTGAAAAAACGAGAAAAAGTAGAGCGCGAAATTTATTCATAAAAGCATCCTCAGAAGTTATTGCTTTATATAACCGTAATAATATCCCATACACTTAATATTGTATACGTATTAACCAAAAATAGTTTAGGTATTTTGGCCATTATTTCCAAATTTCAGGGCGAGCGTGAAAATATCCTTGCTGATTAGTCACTTTCAAACTCGTTAGCGTATTGGATTCGTCTTCGCTTTCAACCAGTTCACTTATAACACCAATTTGTAAACTCGTAGCTATGCTCACTAAGCTGCTGATAAATAATTGATTGTCGCTGCTTTCATTAATTTCTTTAGTTAAGTTTCCTGAAATTTTAACAAAGTCGGGATGTATGGCTCTTAAGCCTGTTAAAGATGCCAAGTTAGCCCCAAAGTGTTCAATTGTTATCTTAGCGCCAACACTGCGAACTATTTTAGCAAAATCAATGACAGCACGCTTATTATGAATAAGCGCATCATCTTCGATTTCAAAGACTAGCCTTGAACTAACAATTTTGTTGTCTGCAAGATAGTCTTTTAGCCATTTAACAAATTCGTCATCGCATACGGAGGCGGCAGATAAATTCACTGCAATAGTTAAATCACTAGTATGGAGTTTTCTCACAATTAATGTCGTTACAAGTGTGTCAACTTGTGGAATAAGGTTTAGTCTTTCAGATGCAGGTATAAGCTGCGACATAGGGATATACGCATCATTGGATAAGTCTTTAAATCGAGCAAATGCTTCGCAATAAATAGCCTCGTTATTCGTCATGTTTAAAATAGGCTGAATAAAAATATCGGCATTCTGGTGGGCAATAATGCCATTTAAGCGAGCGCGCCATTCCGTATTACTTTGAATATAGGAAAGCTTTGATGCTAATTGCCAGCACCTGTCTAGTTTTGTTGCGGCTAGCAGGGCGCTATCAGCCTTTTCCATAACATCAGAGAATATTTCTCCATTTGAAAACTCTGTGCCGCCCACCCATACAACCTTACTCCCATCTTTAAGCATATCAACAGCCGTTAGTTGTTGAGTTAATTCCTCTACGCGTTGGGCACATTCAGCTTGTGGGATCCCTTCCATACAAATTGCAAAATCAGCTCCTGAAACTCTAAAACAATTTGCTTTGTCGTCGTACCGAGTTACCAATTTTCGAAGAACATTAGCTGCGCGCTTGAGATATTCATCGCCCTCTGATGCGCCCTTCATGTTATTGATATGCGCTAATTGCGCTAAGCGTATAACGATTAAATAGCCATTTTCACCCGTTGCGGAAGAACTTAACAGTGCATTCAAATGACGTTTAAACGCATTTCTATTTAATAAGCCTGTAACGTAGTCTTCAAAAGCTATCGCTTTAAATTGCTCGGCTTTTTGCGATAGTTCTTTAAACATAGATTCAACAGAGTGAGAAAGCTTATTCACAGCCGCGACAATAAAAGAAAGCTCTTTTGTGAATGGCTTGTACTCTATTTGAGAAAATTCAAGCTGCTGAATATCGGTTATTTTACTGATAACGATACTAAGGGGTTTAGTAATAGCGCGTATTATAAAAAACAACACAATATACGCGACTACAAAGGCGGCAGAGAACATAATCGCGCTTTGTGTGATACTTTCCCAAAGCTTTTCATTTGCTAATCCAGGGTGGCTTTTTACAGCTAAGTAACCAGACATGTTCCATCCGTCAGTCAAGTTTGTTTCTTTAGTCGGTGGAGTGACTTCTACTACATTAGTAAACCAGGTTGGTACCGTATCAATCTTGTTTGGGTTTTCTCTCACAATAACGGGCTTTCCGTCTAAATCTGTAAGCAAAATAGTTTGGTAATAGCCGCTATCAAATATTGCATTGATCATAGTTTCTGCAATGGGGAGGCCTCCATCTTCAGAAACGTATGGACTAATAGATAAACCCAGTGAAGTCGCAGTATCCTGTGCATGTGTTGCAAGCTGCTCATTCACATATTCGCGAGTAAGTTTCACGTTTATCAAGAATGACCCGATAAATACGGCAAGCAAAAATATAAGAAGGCTTATACTAAGCTGATTCGAGAGTTTCATGGTTTTATTTATTTCCCTTCAATCACTTCATCTAGTCTGGCAATCATATCGTCCCACATTTTCATGGAACCACCGCCCCTAAGTTTTCTGCCATTACCCATTGCTTTAGCAGCCCACAACCCTTCACCGTTGAAACTATAAATTGGCGCTAAATCCCGGCGTTTATTTGCTGGGAGTATACGCTTATTTATATTGTCTAACACCAGTGGAACTGAGGTTGGAGTATCATAATATGCTAGTACCATATGAGGTTGTTTTAATCTTAATGCTGTAACGTACATTAGTCGAAGTTTCGACTCTGGAATGCCTAGTTCAATTAACGAAAAGTACTTCGCTATCGCATAATCTTCGCAATCTCCCGCGCCCGTTGCAATAAACTCAATGGGCGTAGCCCAATAATCAGACACTTTCCAATGCTCGATATCGCTGACAAAATCAAATCGA is from Alteromonas australica and encodes:
- a CDS encoding bifunctional diguanylate cyclase/phosphodiesterase, whose protein sequence is MKLSNQLSISLLIFLLAVFIGSFLINVKLTREYVNEQLATHAQDTATSLGLSISPYVSEDGGLPIAETMINAIFDSGYYQTILLTDLDGKPVIVRENPNKIDTVPTWFTNVVEVTPPTKETNLTDGWNMSGYLAVKSHPGLANEKLWESITQSAIMFSAAFVVAYIVLFFIIRAITKPLSIVISKITDIQQLEFSQIEYKPFTKELSFIVAAVNKLSHSVESMFKELSQKAEQFKAIAFEDYVTGLLNRNAFKRHLNALLSSSATGENGYLIVIRLAQLAHINNMKGASEGDEYLKRAANVLRKLVTRYDDKANCFRVSGADFAICMEGIPQAECAQRVEELTQQLTAVDMLKDGSKVVWVGGTEFSNGEIFSDVMEKADSALLAATKLDRCWQLASKLSYIQSNTEWRARLNGIIAHQNADIFIQPILNMTNNEAIYCEAFARFKDLSNDAYIPMSQLIPASERLNLIPQVDTLVTTLIVRKLHTSDLTIAVNLSAASVCDDEFVKWLKDYLADNKIVSSRLVFEIEDDALIHNKRAVIDFAKIVRSVGAKITIEHFGANLASLTGLRAIHPDFVKISGNLTKEINESSDNQLFISSLVSIATSLQIGVISELVESEDESNTLTSLKVTNQQGYFHARPEIWK
- a CDS encoding transglutaminase-like cysteine peptidase, yielding MIVACLLPNALASLKSIFTQEVYTRISERYGNTASREISEWNELLVDLQADDIDEKLYSVNRFFNRFDFVSDIEHWKVSDYWATPIEFIATGAGDCEDYAIAKYFSLIELGIPESKLRLMYVTALRLKQPHMVLAYYDTPTSVPLVLDNINKRILPANKRRDLAPIYSFNGEGLWAAKAMGNGRKLRGGGSMKMWDDMIARLDEVIEGK